One Actinoplanes missouriensis 431 DNA segment encodes these proteins:
- the murJ gene encoding murein biosynthesis integral membrane protein MurJ translates to MNGGLYRSTHATPDREPPAEDGVTVISVDDQIPGGDQALPPEKVPPAPGTASGDGGTTGQSAIMAIGSLVSRIIGFVRNALIGMALGSGVGDAYTSAQFLPGQIYELLLGGILSSVLIPLLVRRRKADPDGGQEFTQKLLTFAVATLGIATVLVVIAAPVITAIQASDGNTDEYKNLVTNFAYLILPIIFFTGLSALIGAVLNVRGHFAAPMWAPILNNIVVIATCGVFLAAFSSDGKLTPETVTPAQILLIGGGTLLGMVVQAAGLLPALRKVGFRWKFRWDPRALGLREIGSLAGWMLCYVAANQVAVFVVVRILNEVAGKGSASVLAFNNVYLLTMMAHGIIGVSVMTALLPKMSAAAADGRYAEVSADLTRGIKLVSAALAPIAVVYGVLGAPISVFLFQGGNYTNDAALDTGTVLTVSAFAVLPLSISYLCTYAFYSLQGNKTVALINLPVVAVRIGAYFLLAAVLSESLSAAGMTAANAVSYVISAVISLAVLRRRIGRLNLGSVAVSLIKVAVAAAVAAALGVLVVSLLPGSGEPDGRVEALVQLIAGGAVILVAYLGAALALRVSEVSQVVGMVRRKLGR, encoded by the coding sequence GTGAACGGCGGTCTCTACCGGAGCACGCACGCGACGCCGGATCGGGAGCCGCCGGCGGAGGACGGCGTCACCGTGATCTCGGTGGACGACCAGATCCCCGGCGGAGATCAGGCGCTTCCCCCGGAGAAGGTGCCACCGGCCCCGGGCACCGCCTCGGGTGACGGCGGCACCACCGGACAGAGCGCGATCATGGCGATCGGCAGCCTGGTCAGCCGGATCATCGGCTTCGTCCGGAACGCGCTGATCGGCATGGCGCTCGGTTCGGGTGTCGGTGACGCGTACACCAGCGCTCAGTTCCTCCCCGGCCAGATCTACGAGCTGCTGCTCGGCGGCATCCTCTCCAGCGTGCTGATCCCGCTGCTGGTCCGCCGGCGCAAGGCGGACCCGGACGGCGGCCAGGAGTTCACCCAGAAGCTGCTCACCTTCGCGGTCGCCACGCTCGGAATCGCCACGGTGCTCGTGGTGATCGCCGCGCCGGTCATCACGGCGATCCAGGCCAGTGACGGGAACACCGACGAATACAAGAACCTGGTCACCAACTTCGCGTACCTGATCCTGCCGATCATCTTCTTCACCGGTCTGTCCGCGCTGATCGGCGCGGTGCTGAACGTGCGCGGCCACTTCGCCGCCCCGATGTGGGCGCCGATCCTGAACAACATCGTGGTGATCGCGACCTGCGGCGTCTTCCTCGCCGCGTTCAGCTCCGACGGCAAGCTCACGCCGGAGACGGTCACCCCGGCCCAGATCCTGCTGATCGGCGGCGGCACGCTGCTCGGCATGGTGGTGCAGGCCGCCGGGCTGCTGCCGGCCCTGCGCAAGGTGGGTTTCCGGTGGAAATTCCGGTGGGACCCGCGCGCGCTCGGCCTGCGGGAGATCGGCAGCCTGGCCGGCTGGATGCTCTGTTACGTCGCGGCGAACCAGGTCGCCGTCTTCGTCGTGGTGCGCATCCTGAACGAGGTGGCCGGCAAGGGCAGCGCCAGCGTGCTCGCCTTCAACAACGTCTACCTGCTGACCATGATGGCGCACGGCATCATCGGCGTGTCGGTGATGACCGCGCTGCTGCCGAAGATGAGCGCCGCCGCGGCCGACGGCCGGTACGCCGAGGTCAGCGCCGACCTGACCCGCGGCATCAAGCTGGTCAGCGCGGCGCTCGCCCCGATCGCGGTGGTCTACGGCGTGCTCGGCGCGCCGATCTCGGTCTTCCTCTTCCAGGGCGGCAACTACACCAACGACGCGGCCTTGGACACCGGCACCGTGCTGACCGTGTCGGCGTTCGCGGTGCTGCCGCTGTCGATCAGCTACCTCTGCACCTATGCCTTCTACTCCCTGCAGGGCAACAAGACCGTCGCGCTGATCAACCTGCCGGTGGTGGCGGTCCGGATCGGCGCGTACTTCCTGCTCGCCGCCGTGCTCAGCGAGTCGCTCTCGGCGGCCGGCATGACCGCCGCGAACGCCGTCTCGTACGTGATCTCCGCGGTGATCTCGCTGGCCGTGCTGCGGCGCCGGATCGGCCGGCTGAACCTCGGCTCGGTCGCGGTGTCACTGATCAAGGTGGCGGTCGCCGCCGCGGTCGCCGCCGCGCTCGGTGTGCTGGTGGTGAGCCTGCTGCCGGGGTCCGGCGAGCCGGACGGCCGGGTCGAGGCGCTGGTGCAGCTGATCGCCGGGGGCGCGGTGATTCTCGTCGCCTACCTGGGAGCGGCCCTGGCCCTGCGCGTCTCCGAGGTCAGCCAGGTCGTCGGGATGGTCCGCCGGAAACTCGGTCGCTGA
- a CDS encoding CCA tRNA nucleotidyltransferase encodes MSVLNSAQQKAVAELLRVSPLADELGHRFAAAGHELHLVGGSVRDALLGTLGDDLDFCTDARPEQTLAVVQGWADAIWETGREFGTIGIQKNGLRIEITTFRAEAYDGVTRNPVVSYGTSLLDDLSRRDFTINAMAVSVPGHEFTDPFGGLRDLSAKLIRTPAAPQISFGDDPLRMLRAARFAAKLRFTVDEPVIAAMRDMAADLDRITAERIRDEFTKLMIAADPISGLRLLVDTGLADRFLPEISGLKLEIDEHAQHKDVYEHTLIVVMNAMRLEGDGGPDFVLRMAALMHDVGKPATKAVGRDGRVSFHHHEVVGARLTKQRMKAMKYPKDVTSEVVGLVALHLRFYGYGRGEWTDSAVRRYVTDAGPLLSRLHKLTRSDVTTRNRRKAAQLAADYDALEDRIARIAAEEDLAKVRPDLDGNAIMELLGVPPGPIVGQAWRFLKELRLDRGPLDRDEAEAELFKWAREQGHIS; translated from the coding sequence ATGTCTGTTCTCAACTCCGCCCAGCAGAAAGCGGTAGCCGAGCTGCTCCGCGTGTCCCCCCTCGCCGACGAGCTCGGTCACCGGTTCGCCGCCGCGGGCCACGAGCTGCACCTCGTCGGCGGCTCGGTGCGCGACGCGTTGCTCGGCACCCTCGGCGACGACCTCGACTTCTGCACCGACGCGCGGCCGGAGCAGACGCTCGCCGTCGTGCAGGGCTGGGCGGACGCGATCTGGGAGACCGGCCGGGAGTTCGGCACGATCGGCATCCAGAAGAACGGTCTGCGGATTGAGATCACCACGTTCCGGGCCGAGGCCTACGACGGGGTGACCCGCAATCCGGTGGTCTCCTACGGGACGTCGCTGCTGGACGACCTGTCCCGGCGCGACTTCACGATCAACGCGATGGCCGTTTCGGTGCCGGGACACGAGTTCACCGACCCGTTCGGGGGCCTGCGCGACCTCTCCGCGAAGCTGATCCGGACGCCGGCCGCGCCGCAGATCTCGTTCGGTGACGATCCACTTCGGATGCTGCGGGCCGCCCGGTTCGCGGCGAAGCTGCGGTTCACTGTGGACGAGCCGGTGATCGCGGCGATGCGGGACATGGCGGCGGACCTGGACCGGATCACCGCGGAACGGATCCGGGACGAGTTCACCAAGCTGATGATCGCCGCCGACCCGATCAGCGGCCTGCGCCTGCTCGTCGACACCGGCCTGGCCGACCGCTTCCTCCCGGAGATCTCCGGACTCAAGCTGGAGATCGACGAGCACGCCCAGCACAAGGACGTCTACGAGCACACGCTGATCGTGGTGATGAACGCGATGCGGCTGGAGGGCGACGGCGGCCCCGACTTCGTGCTCCGGATGGCCGCGCTGATGCACGACGTCGGCAAGCCGGCCACCAAGGCCGTCGGCCGGGACGGCCGGGTCAGCTTCCACCACCACGAGGTGGTCGGCGCCCGGCTCACCAAGCAGCGCATGAAGGCGATGAAATACCCCAAGGACGTGACCTCCGAGGTGGTCGGTCTGGTCGCCCTTCACCTGCGTTTCTATGGGTACGGCCGGGGCGAGTGGACGGATTCGGCGGTGCGCCGCTACGTCACCGACGCCGGACCACTGCTCTCCCGGCTGCACAAGCTCACCCGGTCGGACGTCACCACGCGCAACCGTCGCAAGGCCGCTCAGCTGGCCGCCGACTACGACGCGCTGGAGGACCGGATCGCCCGGATCGCGGCCGAGGAGGACCTGGCCAAGGTCCGCCCCGACCTGGACGGCAACGCGATCATGGAGTTGCTCGGCGTCCCGCCGGGTCCGATCGTCGGCCAGGCGTGGCGCTTCCTGAAGGAGCTCCGCCTCGACCGGGGGCCGCTGGATCGCGACGAGGCCGAGGCGGAGCTGTTCAAGTGGGCCCGCGAGCAGGGGCACATCTCCTAG